A genomic window from Sulfurospirillum diekertiae includes:
- a CDS encoding N-acetyltransferase — protein MIRYTKAKLSDIVHMQEVVKPEVEKGIILFRSSDEMATNIRSYILAKEDDQIIGFGALHFHADNLAEIRSLVVKEGFRGHGVGKGIIQNLLIDGENLGVKKVFTLTYQKAFFESVGFSEIPKEALPTHKIWADCIKCKHFPICDEIALIKTI, from the coding sequence ATGATACGTTATACGAAAGCAAAACTGAGTGATATTGTCCATATGCAAGAGGTTGTAAAACCTGAAGTCGAAAAAGGAATTATTCTCTTCCGCAGTTCCGATGAAATGGCAACCAATATTCGTTCGTACATCCTTGCCAAGGAAGATGACCAGATTATTGGATTTGGAGCTTTACATTTCCATGCAGATAATTTAGCAGAGATTAGAAGTCTTGTTGTCAAAGAGGGGTTTAGGGGTCATGGCGTTGGAAAAGGAATTATTCAAAACCTTTTGATCGATGGAGAAAACTTAGGTGTTAAGAAAGTCTTCACTTTGACCTATCAAAAAGCTTTTTTTGAATCTGTTGGTTTTTCTGAAATCCCCAAAGAGGCACTGCCTACTCATAAAATATGGGCAGATTGTATTAAATGCAAACATTTTCCAATATGCGACGAAATAGCGCTCATCAAAACTATTTAG
- the yihA gene encoding ribosome biogenesis GTP-binding protein YihA/YsxC — protein sequence MIKVKNAFFVKSASKMEETTPEGMSEVAFIGRSNVGKSSIINALTNKKGLAKSSSTPGKTRLINFFQIVLDKDGESYHAQLVDLPGFGYAKVSHSLKAEWQKNLTDYIKKRVSIRVFVHLVDSRHPFLEIDQAVHTYLSEIVRPDQTILRIFTKLDKLKQSEISLIKKNYPDAILVSSSSKKGVDKALNAIFLTLFGEES from the coding sequence GTGATTAAAGTCAAAAATGCCTTCTTTGTGAAGTCTGCTTCCAAAATGGAAGAGACTACACCCGAAGGGATGAGCGAAGTTGCTTTTATTGGACGTAGTAATGTGGGCAAAAGTTCCATTATTAATGCACTTACCAATAAAAAAGGGCTTGCTAAAAGCTCTTCAACACCAGGCAAGACACGTCTCATTAACTTTTTTCAAATCGTCTTGGACAAAGACGGTGAAAGTTACCATGCGCAACTAGTGGATCTTCCTGGCTTTGGATATGCCAAAGTATCGCATAGCCTCAAAGCAGAGTGGCAAAAAAACCTGACAGATTATATTAAAAAGCGCGTTTCAATCCGTGTTTTTGTCCATCTTGTTGATTCTCGTCACCCTTTTTTAGAGATAGACCAAGCAGTACACACCTATTTAAGTGAAATTGTAAGACCCGATCAGACCATTTTGCGTATTTTTACCAAACTTGATAAATTAAAACAGAGTGAGATTAGCCTGATTAAAAAGAATTATCCGGATGCTATTTTGGTCTCAAGTAGTAGCAAAAAAGGGGTAGATAAGGCACTTAACGCTATTTTCTTAACGCTTTTTGGAGAAGAGTCATGA
- the lptA gene encoding lipopolysaccharide transport periplasmic protein LptA, translating to MKKLIALCLCASSMLLAAEVEVTADKFFADDKKKISTFEGHVIVIKESDKLTANKVVIEFDDKKQPLRYIATGNAKGNLTMNQKKYYGEAEKMTYEPSKSLYTLEKKAFLHEIETDKKVYGDFIRADQNSGQYQVDGKGAAPVKFIFKVEDKKQ from the coding sequence ATGAAAAAACTGATAGCACTCTGTTTATGCGCTTCAAGTATGCTTTTGGCTGCGGAAGTCGAAGTCACTGCTGACAAATTTTTTGCTGATGATAAAAAGAAAATCAGTACCTTTGAAGGTCATGTTATCGTGATCAAAGAGAGTGATAAACTGACAGCGAATAAAGTCGTCATAGAGTTTGATGATAAAAAACAACCTTTACGCTATATTGCAACAGGTAATGCCAAGGGCAATTTAACGATGAATCAAAAAAAGTATTATGGCGAAGCTGAAAAAATGACCTATGAACCATCAAAAAGCCTCTACACTTTAGAGAAAAAAGCCTTTTTGCATGAGATTGAAACAGATAAAAAAGTGTATGGTGATTTTATCCGAGCGGATCAAAACAGTGGGCAGTATCAAGTGGATGGAAAAGGGGCTGCACCTGTGAAATTTATCTTCAAAGTTGAGGATAAAAAACAGTGA
- a CDS encoding KdsC family phosphatase codes for MIELLVFDVDGCLTDGGITYGNSDAEEFKTFNVKDGFGIVSWMKLGRKTAIITGRSSQVVHKRAKELGINYLYQDVKNKKAVLQEILDKEGLSFNQVAAIGDDLNDVSLLRSVGLSFAPADALPMVLQSVDVVLHKEGGKAAVREMIDIVVEKENLSEAFVNLWL; via the coding sequence ATGATTGAATTATTGGTTTTTGATGTTGATGGTTGCCTTACGGATGGTGGAATTACCTATGGCAACAGTGATGCCGAAGAGTTTAAAACATTTAATGTCAAAGATGGTTTCGGCATTGTCTCATGGATGAAATTGGGACGTAAAACAGCAATCATTACGGGACGAAGTTCTCAGGTAGTTCATAAGCGAGCCAAAGAACTTGGCATTAATTATTTGTATCAAGATGTCAAAAATAAAAAAGCTGTTTTACAAGAAATCTTGGATAAAGAAGGACTCTCATTCAACCAAGTCGCTGCTATTGGTGATGATTTGAATGATGTGTCATTGTTACGTTCTGTTGGCCTTTCATTCGCTCCAGCCGATGCCTTACCTATGGTTTTGCAATCTGTTGATGTTGTATTACATAAAGAGGGTGGAAAAGCGGCAGTTAGAGAGATGATCGACATTGTGGTCGAGAAAGAAAACTTGAGTGAGGCATTTGTAAACCTTTGGCTGTAA
- the mrdA gene encoding penicillin-binding protein 2 has translation MRIKIVLGIFISVWIALLVRVYYISIKSNAYYEEIAKQNAVKVDELAPLRGVILDRNLNPLSVNRLGFSIRIKPRLSYKVNRAILDEEIAFLADLLPDYTIKEMTKEYLKADSAYNHDFVDVIPFVPYDKLIPYFAKISQHENLRIEITSKRHYPYGALASHVIGYVGKSNTQDISEDETGTAKLVGFSGKTGIEKYYNDVLRGVKGEKKTKVTAFNQEIEQVSKTLPKSNDLVLSLDLELQRYIAELFGTDSGAVVVLNAQTGEILAAASFPEYDLNKFVSGITQEEWVVLANDLNHPFTNKLVNGLYPPGSVVKMGVGLAMMNSGIINPTTSFESTGTMELGGRVFRDWKKEGHGMISYVRAIKESCDDYFYKASLKVGIDNIAPFLTKIGFATKTGIDLPREFTGTVPSREWKKARFGKGWSQGETLITSIGQGYFLVTPVQIAKYTAFLATGNGVTPHFISKINDETINFPADPSIVSESEKRFLKVTREGMFEVANVPGGTAVNHIKVTAPFKIAAKTGTAQVVGISQTDKKRMREEDMDYFQRSHAWLTTFGPYDNPQYVVTVLVEHGSHGGSEGGPIASKIYDKLYEMGYIKLR, from the coding sequence GTGAGAATTAAGATTGTTCTTGGTATCTTCATTTCGGTGTGGATCGCCCTGCTGGTTAGGGTTTATTATATTAGCATTAAATCTAATGCCTATTATGAAGAGATTGCGAAGCAAAATGCAGTCAAAGTCGATGAATTAGCCCCTTTACGTGGTGTTATTTTAGATCGCAATCTTAACCCACTCTCTGTCAATCGTTTAGGTTTTTCTATTCGGATTAAACCGAGGTTGAGTTACAAAGTCAATCGGGCTATTTTAGATGAAGAAATCGCTTTTTTAGCAGACCTTTTACCTGACTACACTATAAAAGAGATGACCAAAGAGTATCTCAAAGCAGATTCTGCTTACAATCATGACTTTGTGGATGTCATTCCCTTTGTTCCTTACGATAAGCTCATCCCTTATTTTGCAAAAATTTCGCAGCATGAAAATCTTAGAATAGAGATTACTTCTAAACGTCATTATCCTTATGGTGCGTTAGCATCGCATGTCATTGGGTATGTGGGAAAATCGAATACGCAAGATATTTCTGAGGATGAAACAGGTACGGCAAAATTAGTTGGCTTCTCTGGTAAAACGGGTATTGAAAAATATTACAATGATGTTTTGCGTGGCGTTAAAGGGGAGAAAAAAACTAAAGTGACTGCATTTAACCAAGAGATTGAGCAGGTCAGTAAAACACTTCCTAAAAGCAATGATTTGGTTTTAAGCCTTGATTTGGAGTTGCAACGCTACATTGCAGAACTTTTTGGTACGGATAGTGGTGCAGTGGTTGTTCTGAATGCACAAACAGGTGAAATTTTAGCCGCGGCGAGTTTTCCAGAATATGATCTTAATAAATTCGTCAGTGGCATTACGCAAGAAGAGTGGGTTGTTCTTGCCAATGATCTCAACCATCCTTTTACCAATAAATTGGTCAATGGACTTTATCCTCCAGGGTCTGTTGTCAAAATGGGCGTCGGTCTTGCAATGATGAATTCAGGCATTATTAACCCAACAACGAGTTTTGAGTCAACCGGTACGATGGAGCTTGGCGGTAGGGTATTTCGTGACTGGAAAAAAGAGGGACATGGTATGATCTCCTATGTTCGTGCTATTAAAGAGAGTTGTGATGACTATTTTTACAAAGCGAGTCTCAAAGTCGGTATTGATAACATTGCTCCTTTTTTAACAAAAATTGGTTTTGCAACAAAAACAGGGATTGATTTACCTCGTGAATTTACGGGAACGGTTCCAAGTCGTGAGTGGAAAAAAGCACGTTTCGGCAAAGGGTGGTCTCAAGGTGAAACCCTGATTACGTCAATCGGTCAAGGGTATTTTCTCGTGACGCCTGTGCAAATTGCTAAATACACCGCTTTTTTAGCAACGGGGAATGGTGTGACACCTCATTTTATCAGCAAAATAAACGACGAAACGATCAATTTCCCCGCTGATCCCAGCATCGTGAGTGAGAGTGAAAAACGCTTTTTGAAAGTTACGCGTGAGGGTATGTTTGAGGTCGCCAATGTTCCTGGAGGAACAGCTGTCAATCACATCAAAGTAACAGCCCCTTTTAAAATAGCCGCTAAAACAGGAACAGCACAAGTTGTGGGTATTTCGCAAACCGATAAAAAACGTATGCGAGAAGAAGATATGGATTATTTCCAACGCTCTCACGCGTGGCTTACCACGTTTGGACCTTATGATAACCCGCAATATGTTGTAACGGTTCTTGTTGAACATGGAAGTCATGGTGGGTCAGAAGGGGGTCCAATCGCCTCAAAAATCTATGATAAACTCTACGAAATGGGTTATATTAAACTTCGATAA
- the lptC gene encoding LPS export ABC transporter periplasmic protein LptC, with amino-acid sequence MAVRLLVYSTLLFFAMMLFLIIKEPYTINIVDQNGNLVPDIELFNAQNYQIKEGTIESIVHADRVARYKDFDKLYVINAGHKTKEGLHGTLISDEGTLQDNVMHFQTNSHYAREDGVALDGEDIFYDLKKEILSSEKPFDFTQKQSRSHGLSFVYQMKEGTISATNIHSFIQQLGKK; translated from the coding sequence TTGGCTGTAAGATTACTGGTATATTCAACACTTCTTTTCTTTGCAATGATGCTCTTTTTAATTATTAAAGAGCCTTATACGATTAATATCGTAGATCAAAATGGAAATTTAGTTCCTGATATAGAACTTTTTAATGCTCAAAATTATCAGATTAAAGAGGGAACGATTGAAAGCATCGTACATGCAGATCGCGTAGCACGTTATAAAGATTTTGATAAACTGTATGTTATTAATGCAGGGCACAAGACTAAAGAGGGATTGCATGGTACGCTTATATCAGATGAAGGCACTCTTCAAGATAATGTCATGCACTTCCAAACCAATTCACATTATGCTAGAGAAGATGGTGTTGCCCTAGATGGTGAAGATATTTTTTATGACCTTAAAAAAGAGATTTTAAGCAGTGAAAAACCCTTTGATTTCACCCAGAAGCAGAGCCGTAGTCATGGGCTTTCATTTGTTTATCAGATGAAAGAGGGCACAATAAGTGCCACTAATATACACTCATTTATACAACAACTAGGGAAGAAGTAG
- a CDS encoding GGDEF domain-containing response regulator has protein sequence MAREKILIVEDNKALSKLIVKKMESNLDFDVDMAYTFEEAQNLVEKNSDYFVALLDLNLPDAPDGEVVDMILAHKIPSIILTGSMEKEIRENILKKDVIDYVYKGNIDDVNYIFTLIERLHKNRDIKVLVVDDSMATRAQIKSLLQHQMFKVLVAAHGEEALAFLEDNPDIKLVLTDYLMPVIDGVELTKEIRKRYSKNEISIIAMTGTNADLISAKFLKIGANDFINKPFTREEIACRINNSLDALEYIAKIEDMAQNDFLSGLANRRYFFDAMQEYFKEAKKKNESFAMGLIDVDKFKQINDTLGHRVGDTVIVELAKTLEKHLTHDHFIARLGGDEFCVVLKNIDQKKALEFFIKLNHAVAGLHIHTKEKKDLSISVSIGVTFGDLESVEEMINQADKALYIAKKNGRNRVEVS, from the coding sequence ATGGCACGAGAGAAAATTTTAATCGTTGAAGACAATAAAGCACTGTCTAAACTGATTGTCAAAAAAATGGAATCAAACCTTGATTTTGATGTTGATATGGCATATACGTTTGAAGAGGCACAAAATCTTGTTGAAAAAAATAGTGACTATTTTGTAGCATTGCTCGATCTTAATCTCCCTGATGCCCCAGATGGCGAAGTGGTTGATATGATTTTGGCACATAAAATCCCTTCTATTATTCTTACTGGCTCAATGGAAAAAGAAATTCGTGAAAATATTTTGAAAAAAGATGTGATTGATTATGTCTATAAAGGCAATATTGACGATGTTAATTATATTTTTACATTGATTGAACGACTCCATAAAAATCGCGATATCAAAGTATTAGTTGTCGATGATTCCATGGCAACTCGCGCACAGATCAAATCTTTATTACAGCACCAAATGTTTAAAGTCCTTGTTGCAGCACATGGTGAAGAAGCGCTTGCTTTTTTAGAGGACAATCCTGACATTAAGCTTGTTTTGACGGACTATCTGATGCCCGTGATTGATGGTGTTGAGCTGACCAAAGAAATTCGTAAACGCTACAGTAAAAATGAAATTTCTATTATTGCGATGACGGGGACCAATGCGGATCTGATCTCTGCCAAGTTTCTCAAAATTGGTGCCAATGATTTTATTAATAAACCCTTTACGAGAGAAGAGATTGCATGTCGTATTAATAATTCGCTGGATGCCTTAGAATATATTGCCAAAATTGAAGATATGGCACAAAACGATTTTCTCAGTGGACTCGCCAACAGACGTTATTTTTTTGATGCGATGCAAGAGTATTTTAAAGAGGCAAAAAAGAAAAATGAGTCCTTTGCTATGGGCTTAATTGATGTGGATAAATTTAAACAGATCAATGATACGCTAGGGCACCGCGTTGGTGATACGGTCATTGTTGAATTGGCCAAGACACTTGAAAAACATCTTACCCATGATCATTTTATTGCACGTTTGGGGGGCGATGAGTTTTGTGTGGTGCTTAAAAATATTGACCAAAAAAAGGCATTGGAGTTTTTCATTAAGCTCAATCATGCGGTTGCGGGATTACATATCCATACCAAAGAGAAAAAAGATCTTAGCATCAGTGTTTCTATCGGTGTGACGTTTGGAGATTTGGAGAGCGTGGAAGAGATGATTAATCAAGCGGATAAAGCACTGTACATTGCGAAAAAAAATGGCAGAAATAGGGTTGAGGTTTCTTAA
- a CDS encoding septal ring lytic transglycosylase RlpA family protein encodes MLYQKTSGLSLCVVMLLVFYGCASKHDSYSYRSRGGATMAAPDGSGPINDSPAMHKATMRPYTIDGVTYTPTMVSVGDTFSGISSWYGKDFHGKKTSNGEVYNMYDMTAAHKTLPMNTMLKVTNLKNNKSIIVRVNDRGPFVGTRIIDLSYTAATRIDLVANGTGPVGIEVLGFAGVVAPAGAPKESVVETDYFIQIGAFRNKDGATRFAQSNMNVNNRYNAVVKEGTFENKPMYRVWLKGFGSEAEASDFIAKGPFKGSFIVRE; translated from the coding sequence TTGTTATACCAAAAAACTAGTGGATTGAGCCTTTGTGTTGTAATGCTTTTGGTATTTTACGGATGCGCTTCTAAACACGACTCTTATTCTTATCGCTCCAGGGGAGGTGCTACAATGGCAGCTCCTGATGGCAGTGGCCCTATTAATGATTCGCCTGCAATGCATAAAGCGACGATGCGTCCTTATACGATTGATGGCGTAACGTATACACCGACGATGGTGAGTGTAGGAGATACATTTAGCGGTATTTCCAGCTGGTATGGTAAAGATTTTCATGGTAAGAAAACTTCCAATGGTGAAGTTTATAATATGTATGATATGACGGCTGCACATAAAACACTCCCTATGAATACAATGCTGAAAGTAACCAACCTTAAAAACAATAAAAGTATTATTGTCCGTGTTAACGATCGAGGACCTTTTGTGGGGACACGTATTATTGATCTCTCCTATACTGCTGCGACACGTATTGATCTTGTTGCTAATGGAACGGGTCCTGTGGGTATTGAAGTTCTAGGGTTTGCAGGAGTAGTCGCACCTGCTGGTGCACCAAAAGAGAGTGTTGTTGAAACCGATTATTTCATCCAAATTGGCGCCTTTAGAAATAAAGATGGAGCGACACGGTTTGCTCAAAGCAATATGAATGTCAATAATCGCTACAATGCGGTCGTAAAAGAGGGTACATTTGAAAATAAACCGATGTACCGCGTATGGCTTAAAGGATTTGGCAGTGAAGCTGAAGCCTCAGATTTTATTGCAAAAGGGCCTTTTAAAGGCTCATTTATTGTAAGGGAATAG
- a CDS encoding TatD family hydrolase, with translation MIIDTHCHLDDARFRDDVDAVITKAYEQGVKGIIIPGADIDDLSYAQKLSHRYEHIFFAAGIHPYNHEQYDEKILRSFLQDEKCIAVGECGLDYFRLPEDVEEKQIEKQRQHDVFAQQIALAREFQKPLIVHIRDANEDSKQILLKEKAYEVGGVLHCYNASKHLLDLADKGFYFGIGGVLTFKNAKNLVEVLPLIPRDKLLIETDAPYLSPMPHRGERNEPSYTLLVATKMAELLNISVTELHNLTSKNAFSLFKALEKIKLVTI, from the coding sequence ATGATTATAGATACCCATTGCCACTTGGATGATGCACGTTTTAGGGATGACGTTGATGCTGTGATCACAAAAGCTTATGAGCAAGGAGTTAAGGGCATTATCATTCCTGGAGCAGATATTGACGATCTAAGTTATGCCCAAAAACTTTCTCATCGTTATGAACATATCTTCTTTGCGGCAGGTATCCATCCGTACAATCATGAACAATATGATGAAAAAATACTACGATCTTTTTTGCAGGATGAAAAATGTATTGCGGTGGGGGAATGCGGTTTAGATTATTTTAGATTACCTGAGGATGTCGAGGAAAAACAGATTGAAAAACAGAGACAACACGACGTCTTTGCTCAGCAAATTGCACTTGCAAGAGAGTTTCAAAAGCCTCTCATCGTTCATATTCGAGATGCCAATGAAGATAGCAAGCAGATTTTGCTAAAGGAAAAAGCATACGAAGTAGGCGGTGTTTTACACTGTTATAATGCATCTAAACATCTTTTAGATTTGGCAGATAAAGGTTTTTACTTCGGTATAGGCGGCGTTTTAACATTTAAAAATGCTAAGAATTTAGTTGAGGTATTGCCCCTCATTCCACGTGATAAACTCCTCATTGAAACAGATGCTCCTTACCTTTCTCCGATGCCTCATCGAGGAGAACGCAATGAGCCAAGTTATACACTTTTGGTTGCAACGAAGATGGCGGAGCTTTTAAATATAAGTGTCACCGAACTTCACAATTTGACCTCAAAAAATGCTTTTTCACTCTTTAAAGCTTTAGAAAAGATAAAGTTAGTTACAATCTAA
- the hisB gene encoding imidazoleglycerol-phosphate dehydratase HisB, giving the protein MQTLQRVTKETDISVELEINGTGKANIATGIGFFDHMLEAFTKHSLIDLTLTCKGDTHIDFHHSVEDVGIVLGQALRASIYPIESVERYGNAVVVMDEAAVECALDLSNRAYLVYEVAMEGKVGEFDVELAEEFFRAVISNAGISAHIIARRGKNRHHLLEAAFKAFAVALRRSLVKNERAGIPSTKGVL; this is encoded by the coding sequence ATGCAAACACTACAACGCGTAACCAAAGAGACAGACATTAGTGTAGAATTAGAGATTAATGGTACGGGTAAGGCAAACATCGCTACGGGTATTGGTTTTTTTGATCATATGCTAGAAGCCTTTACCAAGCATTCTTTGATCGATTTAACCCTTACATGTAAAGGTGATACACACATTGATTTTCATCATAGTGTTGAAGATGTAGGCATTGTTTTAGGGCAAGCTTTACGTGCTTCGATATACCCTATTGAAAGTGTAGAACGTTATGGTAATGCCGTCGTTGTTATGGACGAAGCAGCGGTTGAATGCGCCCTTGATCTTAGCAATCGCGCTTATTTAGTCTATGAAGTAGCGATGGAAGGAAAAGTTGGCGAATTTGATGTGGAACTGGCGGAAGAGTTTTTTAGAGCGGTCATCAGCAATGCTGGCATTAGTGCACATATTATTGCCCGTCGTGGTAAAAATAGACATCATCTTTTGGAAGCCGCATTTAAAGCTTTTGCTGTAGCTCTTCGTCGGAGTTTAGTCAAAAATGAGCGTGCAGGAATTCCAAGCACTAAGGGTGTTTTATAA
- a CDS encoding lytic transglycosylase domain-containing protein, which yields MYKVILTLFLVFQSLHAFLNTDNNYEKQLTALKNFDLPTTFLKDSIFISMNEDVEMYKTKHFLRELESGDKFVPILQKKMKEAGVPPEFLYLAMTESSFDPFSSSSAKASGIWQFIPETARRYGLVENAFVDERRDPVKSTEAAIVYLQRLHDLFGKWYLAALAYNCGEGTVTKAIAKAGTDDINVLLDESQKYLPKESRLYIRKILMMSFISGSTDIMLDNGSEYLLNRANNATFVKVSVQSGTSLKDVAESIGISLRELKSYNPHLKHAFTSPLGEKSYLYIPQDRQITFTQNFDQTKQPQKYAVYNTQKGDSLQSVAKKYGMSYQSLMELNNLKSASLKPKTEIIVPLGTATHSSVTVASANNVEKLYVIKAGDTIETVSKKYDIPVAQLIKTNKKKNALVKVGESIVIPKN from the coding sequence ATGTATAAGGTTATTTTAACCCTTTTTCTTGTGTTTCAGAGTCTCCACGCGTTTTTAAATACCGACAATAATTACGAAAAACAACTTACCGCCCTTAAAAATTTTGATCTTCCAACTACTTTTTTGAAAGATTCTATTTTTATTTCTATGAACGAAGATGTCGAAATGTACAAAACAAAACATTTCCTACGTGAATTAGAAAGTGGTGATAAATTTGTTCCAATTTTGCAAAAAAAGATGAAAGAAGCTGGCGTTCCTCCAGAATTTTTATATTTAGCTATGACCGAATCTAGTTTTGATCCTTTTTCTTCGTCTTCTGCAAAAGCTTCAGGTATTTGGCAATTTATTCCTGAAACGGCTCGTCGTTATGGTTTGGTTGAAAATGCTTTTGTAGACGAGAGGCGAGATCCTGTTAAATCAACGGAAGCGGCGATTGTTTATTTACAACGGTTACACGATCTTTTTGGTAAGTGGTATCTTGCGGCACTTGCTTACAATTGTGGTGAAGGCACGGTTACAAAAGCGATAGCCAAAGCTGGAACCGATGATATTAATGTTCTCTTAGATGAGAGCCAAAAGTACCTTCCCAAGGAAAGCAGACTCTATATCCGTAAAATTTTAATGATGAGTTTTATCTCTGGTAGCACAGACATTATGCTTGACAATGGTTCTGAATACCTTCTCAATCGTGCGAATAATGCAACGTTTGTTAAAGTTTCCGTCCAAAGTGGTACAAGTCTTAAAGATGTGGCAGAGAGTATTGGAATTTCACTACGTGAATTAAAATCGTACAATCCGCATCTGAAACATGCCTTTACCTCGCCTCTTGGTGAAAAAAGTTATTTGTATATTCCTCAAGATCGTCAAATTACATTTACTCAAAATTTTGATCAAACCAAACAACCCCAAAAATATGCTGTGTATAACACCCAAAAAGGGGATTCCCTACAAAGTGTTGCAAAAAAATACGGCATGAGTTATCAATCTTTAATGGAACTCAACAATTTAAAAAGTGCTTCACTGAAACCAAAAACAGAGATTATTGTACCTCTTGGCACAGCGACACATTCTTCCGTAACGGTGGCATCAGCAAATAATGTCGAAAAATTGTATGTCATAAAAGCAGGGGATACCATTGAAACAGTATCAAAAAAATACGATATTCCTGTCGCGCAATTGATAAAAACCAATAAGAAAAAGAATGCACTTGTAAAAGTGGGAGAGAGTATTGTTATACCAAAAAACTAG